The nucleotide window CATGATCTTGGCTGCCCTGACTGCCGTGGAGCGTTCTTCCGGTGTTATTTTGACCGGAACAGCCGAGCCGCCACGATGAATATTGGAGCGGAATTCATCGCCAGCCGCAGTTCGTTTCATGGACGCAATGACTTTCCCGCCGACAACGAAACAGCGGATATCGGAACCTCTTGATTCATTGATATACTCTTGAACGAGGATGTTGGCCTTGAGCCCCTGGAAGGCCTGTATGACACTCTCGGCCGCCTGCCGGTTCTCGGCAAGGACAACCCCGATACCCTGGGTCCCTTCGATGAGTTTGACGACCAGCGGAGCGCCACCGACCATGTCGATAAGATCGCCCGTGAACTTGGTGGAACTGGCAAAGCCGGTCACAGGGAGACCGATGCCTTTGCGTGACAGGAGCTGCAGGCTGCGGAGCTTGTCACGGGAGCGGGTGATCGCGATGGACTCGTTGACACTGTATACGCCCATCATTTCGAATTGCCGGACAACAGCGGTGCCGAAAAAGGTGATGGAAGCGCCGATGCGGGGAATCACGGCATCGACGTTTTCAACCACGTTCCCCTTGTAGTGGATGCTCGGCTTGTGCGACGTGATATTCATGTAGCAACGAAGGGGGTTGATCACTTCTAATTCGTGGCCCGCTTCCTTGCCAGCTTCGACAAGTGCGTTGGTGGAGTACAGGCTGCTCTTGCGCGACAAAATGATTATTTTCATTAACTTTTTCCTTATTTTTGACTCTTGGCGTACACCGTGGCCCCGTGGCGACTTCCTGCCTGCAAAGACAACTGAGGATCGACGATCAGCCGCCGGGTCATGGCATTGCGCCCCAAAAGCATTCTGAATTTCATTTGGTCACGATTAGTCAAGGTCAATTCTATCGGCCAGGACCGGCCAGCTATCCGGAGCGTGGTGGATATGACATACCGCTTCTGGCTATCTCCACCGGAATTGGTCACTGTGCGGCGATCCACCAGAGGAGCTTCGCAGGGTATCTTGATGTCGTCGTTTCCCTGCAGGGGATGCACGTTGAATGAAACGAGCCGCGCCCCATCCCTTTCAAAGGGGATGACGTCAAAGGCATGGAGGGCCGAAGTCTTTGCCCCGGTGTCGATTTTGGCCTTTATGGCCGGCACATTGAGATCCGGCAGCGCCAGCCATTCGCGCCAGCCAATGATCATTTTCGGTTCTTTTATCTTCACAGCGATATCTACCCGTATGATACGATTGTTATGGCGATTTCAGCGTTGCGTGAGTGGCCATAATTGATGGGAATTAAATAGACAACAGAAAAGAGAGCACCGCCCGCATTATTGAGCCAAAGGGACTTCCGACTTTGGGAGAATCACGAAAGTGCCTGCTTGGCACGTGTCACAAGAAGACCATTTCTGCCATCCATAACGACAGCATGGCGAATGACTCCAGGCCACCCGGCAACCGGGCCTGGAGCCGACAGGGAAAACCGCCCTTTTCCGCTCCGGATAGTACACTCCAAAAGCCACAGAACCATTCAATATCATTTGTATATTCGTTTGTATATCCCACTAAAAAACAGATGAGAGCAAAAATTATCAAGCCTCTATAATTATTGATGGATTTGGTCAGAATCAAATCATCGACGATAATCCCCCTGAAAAAAAGCAATTCTGAAAACCATTTTATCGCCATTCAACCGCTGGAAATTTTATTCGGCAAAATCAGAGGTAGTACCGGTTGTTCGGACAATTCGGCAGCATGGATTGAGCAAGCAGGAAGTCTTGGATTTACGATGGTCGGACATAAACTTGGACTATGGTGAAACGGGCATCATCCGGTTTTACAGGACCAAAACCAAGGTGGAGCGAGTTCAAATCGGCCTGGAAGAGTGTGTAAATCTCTCGATATTGATGATTTCCACTTCCACGACAACAGGCACACTTACTGCTCAAACATCATCATGGCAGGCGGTACGCTCAAGCATGCCAAGGAGATGATCGACCACCAGACGCTCCGCATGGCGGACCGATATTCCCACCTTGAAGCGGCAAGAGAAAATGTCATACAGGACAATCTGGCCGCCCGCCATGAAGACACCCAGACTATGGTTTCGCAAAAAAGGAACACATAGCGGACATATTCCCAAAGACGCCCGGCAGACACGAAAAAAGGATCTCAAGCATCAACTTGAAATCCTTATTTCTCTCGTGGCGGAGCTGGAGGGAATCGAACCCACGGCCTCTTGAGTGCCATGCAAAAGGACCGTCAATCACACACCGTACCTATCCAGGAAGCGCTGCTCATTTTCTGCCGCACCGATGACCAGCAGCGCGGCCCCCTTGTCCAACGGACGTTTCGGGTCAGGATTGACTTCCATCTCCTCCCCCCGGGACACGGCTATGATGTTGCAGCCGGTTTCAGCGCGAACGTTGCTTTCCGCAAGCGTTTTTCCGGCAAGCGAAGGCCCCACTTCAACCTGAAAGATATTCAGCCCTTCAGTCAGGGTCAGAACCTTGCCCGGACTCAGCAGGTTGATGATCGTATTGGCCGCCATGGTGGCGTAGGACATGACCAGATCGGCACCGGCCTTGTGCATTACCGAAACGTTTCGGTCCAGCGTGGCCCGACTGATGATATGAATGTCCGGCCTGAGTCTGCGACAATAAATCGTCAGGTAAATATTCAGGTCGTCGTTGTGGGTAGTGACGAATACCGACGGAGCGTTATCAATGCCTGCGGCTTTCAGCACGCCGATATCCGAGGCGCTTCCAAGAACGTAATGGGTATCATTTTGAATCAGCTCGGGGTTCTTCTCCACTATCTTGTAGTCGACATTCCGTTGACTGAGCACTTGCGCGGCGGCCTGCCCCACCCGACCACCACCGAGGATGAGCACGGGAGCTTCCATGGGAGGAGCCTCGCCGACATAGGCATCGTAGGCCTCGAGCTGCTCATCGGTCCCGGCCAAAATCATGATCGATCTGGAGGTGATAACGGTCTCCGGACGGGCAGGCACCAAACGGCCGCGTTCCCACAGGCCGACGAGGTTCATGTTGGTTGCGGAACGCAGACCGCTCTCTTTGACGCTTCGACCAACGAACGGCGTATCCGCAGCCGGAGCCTCGGCAATATTCAGATTTTTTATGCTGCCGATAACATTGTGTCGGGTGCCTGTCCCCAGGGTTCGCCGGGCCAGGATTTCGCCAAGCATGCGCATGAACTGGAAGACGTGGCTTGATCCTGCCAATTGAAGGATGTCGACCGATTCCTCGGAATCGGCATTGGTCACCACCTGCACGTCCGCCGACACCTCGCGAATGGTATAGGCGGCGTTGGTGTTCTTCATGTCGTCGCTCAGGGCCACGACCATGACCGCCTGATCGGTCCGCAGCCGCCTATACGTCTCTGCATTATCGGAGTCGCCCACCACAGCCTTGTAACCCTGATCCACCAGATCCAATGCGTGATTCACTTCATTGACCAGGATGCAATACGGGTAGTTGTATTGCTGAACGAGCGTCGCCAGACTGAGGGCCACTATGTCGGAGCCGATAATGATCAAGTGTCCGGATGTCTCCTCGGGGAGTTCGCGGGCAGCTCTGGACTTGGTCTGGGCTTCAAGAAACGGCGCATAAAAGAATTGAATGAAGGTGAAGGGCAGCATCACCAGCAGGAAAACGATGCCGGACATGAGGACGCAGAGGGAAAACAATTTTCCGATATCAGACGTGAAGGTGATGTCGCCGAACCCAAGCGTCGACATGACCGTCAGCGTCCAGTAAAAGCCGGTAATCCAAGAGTGGTACTGCCCTTCCATTTCCATAAGGATATGGAACAGCACACTATAGACCGCTATGAAGAAGCACAGCAGCAGAATGAATCGGATCAGGGAATGCAGGTTGCGCTGGGCGCGTCGATCCTGAAAGAAGTACACCAATTGGGACGGAATGAATTTCATCTACTCTCGCTCTGCTTGGCGATGTGTGACCTGCCAAACCGAGCACACTCGCAGATTGTGCCGATTACTTGCCGCAGC belongs to Pseudodesulfovibrio portus and includes:
- a CDS encoding tyrosine-type recombinase/integrase; amino-acid sequence: MCKSLDIDDFHFHDNRHTYCSNIIMAGGTLKHAKEMIDHQTLRMADRYSHLEAARENVIQDNLAARHEDTQTMVSQKRNT
- a CDS encoding ATP-dependent zinc protease family protein, which encodes MKIKEPKMIIGWREWLALPDLNVPAIKAKIDTGAKTSALHAFDVIPFERDGARLVSFNVHPLQGNDDIKIPCEAPLVDRRTVTNSGGDSQKRYVISTTLRIAGRSWPIELTLTNRDQMKFRMLLGRNAMTRRLIVDPQLSLQAGSRHGATVYAKSQK
- a CDS encoding potassium channel family protein is translated as MKFIPSQLVYFFQDRRAQRNLHSLIRFILLLCFFIAVYSVLFHILMEMEGQYHSWITGFYWTLTVMSTLGFGDITFTSDIGKLFSLCVLMSGIVFLLVMLPFTFIQFFYAPFLEAQTKSRAARELPEETSGHLIIIGSDIVALSLATLVQQYNYPYCILVNEVNHALDLVDQGYKAVVGDSDNAETYRRLRTDQAVMVVALSDDMKNTNAAYTIREVSADVQVVTNADSEESVDILQLAGSSHVFQFMRMLGEILARRTLGTGTRHNVIGSIKNLNIAEAPAADTPFVGRSVKESGLRSATNMNLVGLWERGRLVPARPETVITSRSIMILAGTDEQLEAYDAYVGEAPPMEAPVLILGGGRVGQAAAQVLSQRNVDYKIVEKNPELIQNDTHYVLGSASDIGVLKAAGIDNAPSVFVTTHNDDLNIYLTIYCRRLRPDIHIISRATLDRNVSVMHKAGADLVMSYATMAANTIINLLSPGKVLTLTEGLNIFQVEVGPSLAGKTLAESNVRAETGCNIIAVSRGEEMEVNPDPKRPLDKGAALLVIGAAENEQRFLDRYGV
- the rimK gene encoding 30S ribosomal protein S6--L-glutamate ligase, which gives rise to MKIIILSRKSSLYSTNALVEAGKEAGHELEVINPLRCYMNITSHKPSIHYKGNVVENVDAVIPRIGASITFFGTAVVRQFEMMGVYSVNESIAITRSRDKLRSLQLLSRKGIGLPVTGFASSTKFTGDLIDMVGGAPLVVKLIEGTQGIGVVLAENRQAAESVIQAFQGLKANILVQEYINESRGSDIRCFVVGGKVIASMKRTAAGDEFRSNIHRGGSAVPVKITPEERSTAVRAAKIMGLNICGVDLLRSNHGPVVMEVNSSPGLEGIEKATGINIAARIIQFIEKNAKPGKTKTRGKG